The genome window TGACGGCGCCTCGTCGGATGCACCGGAGGAGAAGCAGTGAATCGTGACGAGGCCGGACAGGGGCACCGTGGGCGCCTGCGGGACAAGTTCCTGGAAAAGGGGCTGGGTGCGTTCCGGGACGATGAGATAATCGAGTTCCTGCTCACCCTGGGCACCCCGCGCCGCGACTGCAAGCAGCCCGCGCGCGAGTTGCTGGCCAGCATGGGCAGTCTGCGGCGGGTGTTCGAGGCCCCGCTGGAGAGCCTGACCGAGGTCCAGGGCGTGGGCGAGAAGAACGCCGTGGCGCTCAAGTTGATCCACGAGGTGGCGCGACGTTTCCTGGAGGACCGTCTCCAGGAGGCCACGTTCGTGCATGACGCCTCGGATGTGTACGACTACCTGCGCCACAGCATGCGCGACCGCGACATCGAGCTGTTCAAAGTCCTGTTCCTGGACGCCCGCCACGCGGTGATGCGGGCCGAGGACCTGTTCCAGGGCACCCTGAGCTACAACATCATCTACCTGCGCGAGCTGCTGCGCCGCTGCCTGCAGTACAACGCCGCCGCCATCGTGGTG of bacterium contains these proteins:
- the radC gene encoding DNA repair protein RadC, giving the protein MNRDEAGQGHRGRLRDKFLEKGLGAFRDDEIIEFLLTLGTPRRDCKQPARELLASMGSLRRVFEAPLESLTEVQGVGEKNAVALKLIHEVARRFLEDRLQEATFVHDASDVYDYLRHSMRDRDIELFKVLFLDARHAVMRAEDLFQGTLSYNIIYLRELLRRCLQYNAAAIVVAHNHPSGDPAPSADDKQLTRDMVYATSMIEVRLLDHVIVGEENFYSFADRGLIEIYLREFRRNPAITYFREVAQDALGWGHKVPAPEED